A region from the Achromobacter seleniivolatilans genome encodes:
- a CDS encoding hybrid sensor histidine kinase/response regulator: MIALLILAMGVRMAINTHVDAQRRAFVLGHGLVTEHGYRALVDPVKITGMRGMALIVNPDGNVVDWVGECCDGGHPPLRETLQRVASVGDEQPQDWHEQGLFIVSQGLGDENVMVFAYAGSNIAAAASEDVLVDFMLTIPTLGMMWLLLISLKLRVFRPLLEWSRRVYEGEKLSRTLIDTAPVGLGLISLDTGKALLRSPAMAQIAARITSGEDALPEACIQLYKAYVARGDVSWRQGSFNDDLRFDTLNRIGLDLSVSMVRARYQGKNVLVTAFTDVTAQSRVEQQLRKARQASDRANAAKSAFLAAMSHEIRTPLNAILGNLELLSHSRLDAAQRDRLRTISTSSNGLLAIVSDVLDFSKIEAGELRLESIEFDVLDVASQALRMFTATARAKGLTLAGQLGEVVALPMLGDPTRLGQVINNLLSNAVKFTEQGSVALALSVDEEQGSLVIEVDDTGIGMSQEQLARLFRAFSQADPTINRRFGGTGLGLALCSRLAQAMGGTLLVQSEPGRGSRFTLRLPLGNCGQARQMPRFDGERVALLAGSASWRAYVGRSLQAWGLNVQSYAHPAALKPDLLGEFSAVVLWGDRQGWGVEDENRLVEEAPWVIDCGEDGPADPVLMGRLLSVSMIGLKGLASGLDHVLRGTPLSAPELCRPILARRLSVLIAEDNPVNQRLFEEQLRMLGCDPVSVDNGVQALECLERSRFDVLLTDLAMPEMDGYALAESARERWPSMPVVAASAHMTPQERALCEQAGIALVLGKPLSLGDLAQALSTVTAVRIRSLEGDKGGGLLGGRAMSEDLKRTYRLACESALAEIGRGRVAGDIPQLLAELHKLRGMLDVFGEYVLSRLAADAETSLKSGRGLDDVEGLLDALEAGLKRASSP, translated from the coding sequence TTGATCGCTTTGCTGATTCTCGCCATGGGCGTGCGCATGGCGATCAATACGCACGTCGACGCGCAGCGCCGCGCGTTTGTGCTGGGCCACGGCCTGGTCACGGAACACGGATACCGCGCGCTGGTCGACCCGGTCAAGATCACGGGCATGCGGGGAATGGCGTTGATCGTCAACCCCGATGGCAATGTGGTCGACTGGGTGGGCGAATGCTGCGACGGCGGGCATCCGCCATTGCGCGAAACGTTGCAGCGCGTGGCATCAGTCGGCGACGAGCAGCCGCAGGACTGGCATGAACAAGGCCTGTTCATCGTGTCCCAAGGCCTGGGCGATGAGAACGTGATGGTATTCGCATACGCCGGCAGCAATATTGCGGCGGCGGCCAGCGAGGATGTCTTGGTTGACTTCATGTTGACGATACCGACGCTCGGGATGATGTGGCTGCTGCTCATTTCGCTCAAGTTGCGAGTGTTCCGTCCGCTGCTGGAATGGTCTCGGCGCGTATATGAAGGCGAAAAACTCAGCCGCACCCTGATCGACACTGCGCCCGTGGGGCTTGGCCTGATCTCGTTGGATACGGGCAAGGCGCTGTTGCGCAGTCCGGCCATGGCGCAGATCGCTGCGCGCATCACATCCGGCGAGGATGCGCTGCCCGAGGCGTGCATTCAACTGTATAAGGCGTACGTTGCGCGCGGCGATGTGAGCTGGCGCCAAGGCTCATTTAACGATGACCTTCGATTCGACACCCTGAACCGGATCGGTCTGGACCTGTCGGTCAGCATGGTACGCGCGCGTTATCAGGGAAAGAACGTGCTGGTAACCGCGTTCACGGACGTCACGGCCCAGAGCCGTGTCGAACAGCAGTTGCGCAAGGCGCGGCAGGCATCGGATCGGGCCAATGCCGCGAAGTCGGCCTTTCTGGCCGCGATGAGCCATGAGATCCGCACCCCGTTGAACGCCATTCTGGGCAATCTGGAGCTGTTGTCGCATTCGCGCCTGGATGCCGCACAGCGTGACCGGCTGCGCACGATCAGCACTTCGTCCAACGGCCTGTTGGCGATCGTCAGCGACGTGCTGGATTTCTCGAAGATCGAGGCCGGTGAATTGCGGCTTGAGTCTATCGAGTTCGACGTCCTGGATGTGGCCTCGCAGGCATTGCGGATGTTCACGGCCACCGCGCGCGCCAAGGGCCTGACTTTGGCCGGCCAGCTGGGCGAGGTCGTGGCGCTTCCCATGTTGGGTGATCCGACGCGGTTGGGGCAGGTCATCAACAATCTGTTGTCCAACGCGGTCAAGTTCACCGAACAGGGGAGCGTGGCGCTGGCATTGTCCGTTGATGAGGAGCAGGGGTCGCTTGTTATTGAGGTCGACGACACGGGCATCGGCATGTCGCAAGAGCAATTAGCCAGGTTGTTCCGCGCCTTCAGCCAGGCAGACCCGACGATCAACCGGCGCTTTGGCGGCACGGGCTTGGGGCTGGCGCTGTGTTCGCGCTTGGCTCAGGCGATGGGTGGCACCTTGTTGGTGCAGAGCGAACCGGGACGGGGCAGCCGCTTTACGCTGCGTCTGCCGCTGGGCAACTGCGGGCAGGCCAGGCAGATGCCGCGCTTTGATGGCGAACGGGTGGCGTTGCTGGCCGGATCGGCGTCATGGCGGGCCTATGTCGGGCGCAGCCTTCAGGCATGGGGCCTGAACGTGCAGTCTTATGCGCATCCGGCGGCGCTGAAACCGGACTTGCTGGGCGAGTTTTCGGCGGTGGTGCTGTGGGGCGATCGGCAGGGGTGGGGGGTCGAGGACGAAAATCGTCTGGTTGAAGAGGCGCCTTGGGTGATAGATTGCGGGGAAGATGGGCCGGCAGACCCGGTGTTGATGGGCCGGCTGTTGAGCGTGTCGATGATCGGTCTGAAGGGGTTGGCAAGCGGCTTGGACCATGTTCTTCGTGGTACGCCATTGAGCGCGCCGGAGTTGTGCCGGCCGATATTGGCGCGGCGTCTTAGTGTCTTGATCGCCGAAGACAATCCCGTGAATCAGCGATTGTTCGAAGAACAGTTGCGCATGTTGGGTTGCGATCCCGTGTCGGTGGATAACGGGGTGCAGGCGCTGGAATGCCTGGAACGGTCGAGGTTTGATGTATTGCTGACTGACCTTGCGATGCCGGAAATGGACGGATATGCGCTGGCGGAGTCCGCGCGCGAACGCTGGCCATCCATGCCGGTTGTGGCTGCCAGCGCGCACATGACGCCGCAGGAGCGGGCGTTATGCGAGCAGGCAGGCATTGCCCTGGTGCTGGGCAAACCCTTGTCGCTGGGCGATCTTGCGCAAGCGCTGTCGACGGTAACGGCTGTGCGGATCAGAAGCCTGGAAGGGGATAAGGGAGGCGGTTTGCTGGGCGGCCGCGCGATGAGCGAGGACCTGAAGCGCACTTACCGCCTAGCCTGCGAATCCGCGCTGGCCGAAATCGGCCGTGGCAGAGTGGCGGGAGACATCCCGCAGCTCTTGGCCGAGCTGCATAAGCTGCGCGGCATGCTGGATGTTTTTGGCGAGTACGTCCTGAGCCGGCTGGCGGCAGACGCTGAGACGAGTCTGAAGTCGGGCCGCGGGCTGGACGATGTGGAGGGCTTGCTGGATGCACTAGAGGCAGGCCTGAAACGCGCCTCTTCCCCATAA
- a CDS encoding hybrid sensor histidine kinase/response regulator, producing MTISEQSSVLARLRRYQQILVMGGGAAITVVVLVAGLMEVAASVNAYLTRMKEEISIDMRRSMDFSTRAVATLRNNVQNMELAWSSANADRQAREAYFGQEGLLRVQPDPDGPPLLVLRNTNAANAADASRYVQLAGRMAAATAVIAARNAGDLTVYLYSPDQNNLILSVLPWGGYAWQDRVALDRAGLFAALTSSGGVPISPPEGGWRNPATGSPQFRWLPPYESPLTGKQAVRIATELTGWDGTPFGTLVYEMPLSALAANLPATSYSGACMLLAPDGSLIVACPDSSGTELLPLARKALAAGLDKPSRSVFMDGHVLSGWSLLPTGWTLVHAQSWREILAGVGPQIVLATLTSAIIIALTWALLLLVKWRVFVPAIRQSQRVFDSEQLSRTLVETAPVGLGLITANTGKPLLRSPSMIDTANRVVVEGPSLSYALSRHYLKRELESPASRSTKPAVFEEDLTFSTRDGQRLDLSVSMVRARYQDEDVLVTAFTDVTADKQLEHELRNARQAADSANAAKSAFLSAMSHEIRTPLNAVLGNLELLAYSPLDELQRDRLNTIRTASDGLLNVVSDVLDFSKIEAGELLLEDLEFDVLELASQTLMVFAPVARAKGLTLLGELGDTITWPLRGDPARLGQVMNNLLSNAIKFTEAGQVTLRLSRDDSASQMRIEVIDTGIGISDDQLSNLFQDFSQADATITRRFGGSGLGLALCQRLAQAMGGALTVQSQPGVGSCFTLSVPLLGTLPAADAQTGDTPHFDGEPVLLVAASQDERTRLGRILQAWGLQVASYRHPALIVQQEVEDAAALVFWGDRQTWHPNDENTLVEDASWVVDCGEEGPAQPVASGRIVSASVYGLQGLANGLRYALQGRALSAQHPDGMVLGKRLRVLVAEDNVVNRKLFEEQLALLGCDATSVADAEQALACLEREAFDLLLTDLSMPGQDGFALARQTRQRWPRMPVMAATANVTPQQREEGERAGMARVLGKPLSLADLGFALSEIAGLPPLQRDASVGNGLLGGRAVADDTWRVFVQSCRDAVQILREGLDDEDAPRLLAELHSLGGACAVFGLNDIAARGAALAQSISAHGVRACAGDIHALNDALLAVVLHEPSHLAGIADQILALLQTSGGRGQINAIAELAKTLRAGLQESGRPVNGR from the coding sequence ATGACGATTTCCGAGCAAAGCAGTGTATTGGCCCGCTTACGCCGTTATCAGCAGATACTGGTCATGGGCGGCGGCGCCGCCATCACGGTGGTGGTGCTGGTGGCCGGCCTGATGGAGGTCGCGGCGTCGGTCAACGCCTATCTGACGCGCATGAAGGAAGAAATCTCGATCGACATGCGCAGATCCATGGATTTCAGCACGCGAGCTGTGGCGACGCTGCGTAACAATGTGCAGAACATGGAACTGGCCTGGAGCAGCGCGAATGCCGATAGACAAGCGCGCGAGGCGTATTTTGGGCAAGAGGGGCTGTTGCGGGTGCAGCCGGACCCGGACGGGCCGCCGTTGCTGGTGTTGCGCAACACCAATGCGGCCAACGCCGCCGATGCATCGCGCTACGTGCAGCTGGCGGGCAGAATGGCCGCGGCGACCGCAGTTATCGCGGCGCGCAATGCTGGCGATCTTACCGTCTACCTGTACAGCCCCGACCAAAACAACCTGATCCTATCGGTGCTTCCCTGGGGGGGGTATGCGTGGCAGGACCGGGTGGCGCTTGACCGGGCCGGCCTTTTTGCTGCGCTGACGTCGTCGGGCGGCGTACCCATTTCGCCACCCGAAGGCGGCTGGCGAAATCCGGCCACAGGTTCGCCGCAGTTTCGATGGCTGCCGCCTTATGAGAGTCCGCTGACTGGCAAGCAGGCCGTGCGCATTGCGACGGAACTGACCGGCTGGGACGGCACGCCGTTTGGCACGCTGGTGTATGAAATGCCGCTTAGCGCGCTTGCCGCGAACCTGCCCGCAACCAGCTATTCGGGGGCGTGCATGTTGCTGGCGCCTGATGGTTCCTTGATCGTCGCGTGCCCGGATTCATCCGGAACAGAGCTGTTGCCTTTGGCCCGTAAAGCGCTTGCGGCGGGGTTGGATAAGCCGTCCCGCAGCGTGTTTATGGATGGACACGTCTTATCGGGCTGGTCTTTGCTGCCGACGGGGTGGACGCTGGTGCACGCGCAGTCATGGCGCGAGATATTGGCCGGGGTGGGGCCGCAGATCGTGCTGGCCACCCTGACGTCGGCCATCATCATCGCGTTGACATGGGCGCTGCTGTTGCTGGTGAAGTGGCGAGTGTTCGTGCCGGCGATACGGCAGTCGCAACGGGTGTTCGACAGCGAGCAATTGAGCCGGACGCTGGTGGAGACAGCGCCGGTCGGGCTGGGCCTGATCACCGCAAATACCGGGAAACCGCTGCTGCGCAGCCCCTCGATGATCGACACGGCGAATCGGGTGGTGGTTGAAGGGCCGAGCCTATCCTACGCATTGTCCCGGCATTATCTGAAACGGGAGCTGGAATCGCCTGCCAGCCGCTCAACAAAACCGGCGGTCTTTGAAGAGGACCTGACTTTCTCCACGCGCGACGGGCAGCGGCTGGATTTGTCGGTGAGCATGGTTCGCGCCCGCTATCAGGATGAGGATGTGCTGGTGACGGCATTCACTGATGTGACGGCCGATAAGCAGCTGGAGCACGAGCTGCGCAACGCGAGGCAGGCGGCCGACTCCGCCAATGCAGCCAAGTCCGCCTTCCTGTCTGCCATGAGCCACGAGATCCGCACGCCGTTGAATGCCGTGCTTGGCAACCTGGAACTGCTGGCGTATTCGCCGTTGGACGAACTGCAACGCGACCGGCTGAACACCATCCGCACAGCCTCTGACGGTTTGCTGAATGTGGTGAGCGACGTTCTGGATTTTTCGAAGATTGAGGCCGGCGAACTCTTGCTGGAAGACCTTGAGTTCGATGTGCTGGAGCTGGCCTCCCAGACGCTGATGGTGTTTGCGCCCGTAGCGCGGGCCAAGGGCCTGACGCTGCTGGGCGAATTGGGCGACACCATTACCTGGCCTTTGCGCGGCGATCCTGCGCGATTGGGGCAGGTCATGAATAATTTGCTCTCCAATGCCATCAAGTTCACGGAGGCCGGTCAGGTGACATTGCGTTTGTCCCGAGACGATTCCGCGTCGCAGATGCGGATCGAGGTCATCGATACCGGCATCGGTATCAGCGACGATCAGCTGTCGAATCTATTCCAGGATTTCAGTCAGGCGGATGCAACGATCACCCGGCGTTTCGGTGGTTCGGGCTTGGGGCTGGCCTTATGCCAGCGTTTGGCGCAGGCCATGGGCGGCGCGCTGACGGTACAAAGCCAGCCAGGCGTGGGCAGTTGCTTCACCTTGAGCGTGCCGTTGCTCGGCACGTTGCCCGCCGCCGACGCGCAAACCGGTGACACGCCTCATTTCGACGGAGAACCTGTGTTGCTGGTTGCCGCGTCGCAAGACGAGCGAACACGGCTGGGCCGTATCTTGCAGGCTTGGGGCTTGCAGGTGGCCAGCTACCGGCATCCGGCCCTGATAGTGCAGCAAGAGGTGGAAGACGCCGCCGCGCTGGTTTTCTGGGGGGATCGCCAAACCTGGCATCCCAACGACGAGAACACGCTGGTGGAAGACGCTTCGTGGGTGGTGGATTGCGGCGAGGAAGGGCCGGCGCAACCGGTGGCGTCCGGGCGGATCGTGAGTGCGTCGGTGTATGGCTTGCAGGGGCTGGCGAATGGCTTGCGGTATGCGCTGCAAGGCCGGGCTCTGTCCGCGCAGCACCCGGACGGCATGGTGCTGGGAAAGCGCCTGCGCGTGCTGGTGGCGGAAGACAACGTTGTGAACCGCAAGCTGTTTGAAGAGCAACTTGCGTTGTTGGGATGCGACGCCACCTCTGTGGCGGATGCGGAACAGGCCCTGGCCTGCCTGGAACGGGAAGCGTTTGATTTGCTGCTGACCGATCTGTCCATGCCGGGTCAGGACGGCTTTGCGTTGGCGCGGCAGACTCGGCAACGTTGGCCCCGGATGCCGGTGATGGCCGCCACGGCTAACGTCACGCCGCAACAACGCGAAGAGGGTGAACGCGCGGGCATGGCGAGGGTGCTGGGCAAGCCGCTGTCATTGGCAGACTTAGGATTTGCGCTGTCGGAAATTGCTGGCCTGCCGCCGCTACAACGCGATGCGTCCGTCGGCAATGGCTTGTTGGGCGGCCGCGCCGTTGCCGACGATACTTGGCGCGTGTTCGTTCAGTCATGCCGCGATGCGGTGCAGATCTTGCGCGAAGGCCTGGACGACGAGGATGCCCCCCGATTGCTGGCAGAGTTGCATTCCTTGGGCGGCGCGTGCGCGGTGTTTGGCTTGAACGACATTGCGGCACGCGGTGCGGCGCTGGCGCAATCGATATCAGCGCACGGCGTGCGCGCCTGCGCCGGCGATATTCATGCGTTGAACGATGCGCTGCTAGCAGTGGTTTTGCACGAGCCGTCGCATCTGGCCGGCATAGCCGATCAGATTCTCGCGCTGCTGCAAACGAGCGGCGGACGGGGCCAAATCAACGCTATCGCCGAATTGGCGAAGACGTTGCGTGCCGGCCTTCAAGAATCCGGCCGGCCGGTAAATGGACGCTGA
- a CDS encoding autotransporter family protein yields MKFHLTPLMAALLAASVPVFPAISMAAEIGQVTVSDSTGLTQRTLDPGSSITFDASGSALSVSVAGNSVTADNLSIKAGGPNSAATKGVSATTGGVVNLSNSSVNTLGVGQQAHGLYAENAGSVITATNTAISTLGQYSHGAYALGGGKIKLEGGSVSVVSNTATGLLADGVNSLITAKSLDISTNATGVISYAANAVNGGRIELQDVNTTGGQLQVQGLTSTLVLTDTNVNSGSANGINVDSGTLTMQGGSVSAVTSAVMVRALSGVKAGTANIKDATLTSTADFGYGINLNMDGSSATVENVAINALGASAVGVWMPLPNAAFDARNFSIVSGSVGIDNRAGRVTLNDGSITTAGANAFGLYASTTGAVPSTIATNIKIKTAGAGAVGAMSRGAGANISLTDSTVETGGVGASGLYTSGSTASMIATGTTITTSGQNSAGVEQNNLASLQLDNSKILTQGKDAHGLWSYILGSGAFTNVSRVTNGSVIETTDGIGLVATGSNHNIVLENSRVLARTGGVVDDGIAIQTDVLTTSTATYQTGQVNVDATGSTLTGSVLANSGVLDMTLNGGSTLTGAVVSLGGRVNSLSLDNSSVWNVRGNSNLGTLNNAGTVSFVSPNANAGFKTLTVNNYVGGGTLVMNTQLGDDASPTDKLVIDGGTTSGVTSMRVINSGGVGAQTDQGIRLVETINGGTTTTDAFHLDTGSTGFRASSGTVAIKGYDYSLVRGGNQGVAADWYLTSVFDPTYVDPETETEKPYTQNPPQNDPVYPGGPFTPPDLVLPPDAPVVKNVSPESGAYVGNQLAASRMFMHGLHDRVIARAPLAGDNTASLPFGGWARVEGSHDGKLRMSEGKVSVDTDRSIIHLGGDVLYGLLPNEGLAVAGVMAGYGDARVTSTSRLMVPGTNQSVDAKARGKVSGYSVGLYATVYGNVATGLGPYADSWLQYGRYSNQINSELGSARYHSNVWTASLEAGYAVQPFSSSSALGAVVLVPQAQVAYTHYDAARATLQGMEMTSDSPNAVSTRVGVRVYPQGKADAASLVRPFLETNWLHNSGNPSVNMGGNSLSAAPMRNAAELKLGAEGRIGKSLYLSGQVSGQMGSGDQRGYGGMLNINYRW; encoded by the coding sequence ATGAAATTCCATTTGACCCCCTTGATGGCAGCGTTGCTAGCTGCCAGTGTTCCGGTATTTCCCGCAATCAGCATGGCAGCCGAAATCGGCCAGGTGACTGTGTCAGACTCGACCGGTCTCACGCAGCGTACCCTGGACCCGGGCAGCAGTATTACGTTTGACGCAAGCGGCTCCGCTCTGTCGGTTTCTGTCGCCGGAAACAGCGTCACCGCAGACAATCTTTCGATCAAGGCTGGCGGCCCGAACTCCGCCGCTACCAAGGGTGTCAGCGCCACGACAGGCGGCGTAGTGAACTTGTCGAACAGCAGTGTCAATACGCTGGGCGTGGGGCAACAGGCACACGGGCTGTATGCGGAAAATGCAGGCAGTGTGATCACGGCTACCAATACGGCGATCAGCACCCTGGGCCAGTATTCCCACGGGGCCTATGCGCTGGGCGGTGGCAAGATTAAGTTGGAAGGCGGTTCAGTTTCCGTGGTTTCCAATACCGCCACTGGTCTGCTCGCGGACGGCGTCAACTCGCTGATCACTGCCAAGTCGCTGGACATCAGCACAAACGCTACCGGTGTCATCAGCTATGCCGCCAATGCAGTCAATGGCGGGCGGATTGAACTTCAGGACGTCAACACAACGGGAGGTCAACTCCAGGTACAGGGTCTCACTTCGACGCTCGTGTTGACGGATACGAACGTGAACAGCGGCAGCGCCAACGGCATTAATGTGGACAGCGGCACGCTGACGATGCAGGGCGGGTCGGTGTCGGCCGTCACTTCCGCGGTTATGGTACGAGCGCTAAGTGGCGTCAAAGCCGGAACGGCCAATATCAAGGACGCGACGCTGACATCGACTGCCGATTTTGGTTACGGCATCAATCTCAATATGGACGGCTCATCGGCCACCGTTGAGAACGTAGCAATCAATGCGTTGGGAGCGTCTGCTGTAGGGGTTTGGATGCCCTTACCGAACGCGGCTTTTGACGCTCGCAATTTCAGCATTGTTTCTGGCAGCGTCGGCATCGACAACCGGGCTGGGAGGGTGACGTTGAATGACGGCTCCATCACCACGGCTGGCGCCAATGCGTTTGGCCTCTATGCCTCAACCACTGGGGCTGTGCCGAGCACTATTGCGACAAATATCAAGATCAAGACTGCTGGCGCCGGTGCAGTGGGGGCAATGTCCCGCGGAGCGGGCGCCAATATCTCTCTGACCGATTCCACCGTAGAAACGGGAGGCGTCGGTGCGTCTGGTCTGTACACGTCAGGCAGCACTGCCTCGATGATCGCAACGGGGACCACGATAACCACCAGCGGTCAGAATTCGGCTGGCGTCGAGCAGAACAATCTGGCGTCTCTCCAGTTGGATAATTCGAAGATTCTGACGCAAGGGAAAGATGCGCACGGGTTGTGGTCCTATATCTTGGGCAGCGGCGCGTTTACCAATGTCTCGCGAGTGACGAATGGGTCCGTAATCGAGACCACTGACGGCATTGGTTTGGTGGCAACGGGTTCAAACCACAATATCGTGCTCGAAAATTCCCGGGTGTTGGCGCGCACGGGGGGTGTCGTGGATGACGGCATTGCGATTCAAACCGACGTGTTAACTACCTCCACCGCGACTTACCAGACTGGCCAAGTCAACGTCGATGCTACGGGCTCCACGCTGACCGGCAGTGTGCTGGCGAACAGCGGCGTGCTGGATATGACGCTCAATGGCGGCAGCACCTTGACGGGTGCTGTCGTTAGTCTGGGCGGGCGCGTAAATAGCCTGTCGCTGGACAATTCCAGTGTTTGGAACGTGCGCGGAAATTCCAACCTGGGCACGCTGAATAACGCTGGAACGGTCAGCTTTGTTTCGCCCAATGCGAACGCGGGCTTCAAGACGCTGACCGTGAATAACTATGTGGGCGGCGGTACCTTGGTCATGAATACGCAGCTGGGTGACGATGCGTCGCCGACCGACAAGCTGGTGATTGATGGCGGCACCACGTCGGGCGTCACGTCGATGCGCGTGATCAATAGCGGCGGCGTGGGTGCACAAACAGATCAGGGTATTCGTCTGGTCGAAACCATTAACGGCGGCACGACGACGACGGATGCCTTCCATCTTGATACCGGCTCGACAGGCTTCCGCGCCAGCTCGGGCACCGTTGCGATCAAGGGTTATGACTACAGCCTGGTGCGTGGCGGCAATCAAGGCGTTGCGGCGGATTGGTATCTGACATCTGTCTTTGATCCGACTTACGTCGATCCTGAAACCGAAACCGAGAAGCCTTACACGCAGAATCCGCCGCAGAACGATCCTGTCTATCCCGGTGGCCCATTTACGCCGCCAGACTTGGTGTTGCCGCCGGACGCGCCCGTGGTCAAGAACGTCTCGCCCGAAAGCGGCGCATACGTCGGCAACCAATTGGCCGCCTCGCGTATGTTCATGCACGGCTTGCACGATCGCGTGATTGCGCGCGCGCCCCTTGCTGGCGACAACACCGCCTCGTTGCCGTTCGGCGGCTGGGCTCGTGTAGAGGGTAGTCATGATGGCAAGCTGCGCATGTCCGAAGGTAAGGTCAGCGTGGACACGGACCGCAGCATCATCCATCTGGGCGGCGACGTCCTGTATGGCCTGCTGCCCAATGAAGGCCTTGCGGTGGCTGGCGTGATGGCGGGTTATGGCGATGCGCGTGTGACGTCCACGTCGCGCCTTATGGTGCCCGGCACGAACCAGAGCGTGGATGCCAAGGCGCGCGGCAAGGTGTCAGGTTATTCCGTGGGCTTGTATGCAACTGTCTACGGCAACGTGGCAACCGGCTTGGGCCCGTACGCGGATTCGTGGTTGCAGTATGGCCGCTATTCCAACCAGATCAACAGCGAATTGGGTTCGGCGCGCTACCACTCCAACGTCTGGACAGCATCGCTGGAAGCGGGTTATGCCGTGCAGCCTTTCTCTTCGTCGTCGGCGCTGGGCGCGGTGGTGCTTGTGCCTCAGGCTCAAGTGGCCTACACGCACTACGACGCCGCGCGCGCTACGCTGCAAGGCATGGAGATGACGAGCGACAGCCCCAACGCCGTGAGTACCCGTGTTGGCGTGCGTGTGTATCCGCAGGGTAAGGCGGACGCCGCATCGCTTGTTCGCCCCTTCCTGGAAACGAACTGGCTGCACAACTCTGGCAATCCGAGCGTCAATATGGGCGGCAACTCGTTGAGCGCCGCGCCAATGCGCAATGCGGCCGAACTCAAGCTGGGCGCTGAAGGCCGGATTGGCAAGTCTCTGTACTTGTCGGGTCAGGTGTCGGGCCAAATGGGCAGTGGCGATCAGCGCGGGTATGGCGGCATGTTGAATATCAACTACCGCTGGTAA
- a CDS encoding response regulator transcription factor: MHPTRVKLAILDSHPLVIQGLTAIFADYIDFDVLGTFDDSVGLLDMMLATPANVVLMEYFLDNTNQDGAQLIPILRQRHPGARIVIFSATQDPSIAALALRQGAHGYINKTASENTIIEALRRVHGGGRFVDPAIRHLLPDSLFPIRRSGASEGPVGRMQALLDSAELSPSESMVVKKFVAGENVMEIAARLRKSPKTVSTQKAAAFRKLGVSSDSGLYRLISSAGELH; encoded by the coding sequence ATGCACCCGACCCGTGTAAAGCTCGCCATCCTAGACAGCCATCCCCTCGTAATTCAAGGGCTTACCGCGATATTCGCGGACTACATCGACTTCGATGTACTTGGCACATTCGATGACAGCGTTGGATTGTTAGACATGATGCTGGCAACGCCTGCCAATGTGGTGTTGATGGAGTATTTTCTAGACAACACCAACCAGGATGGCGCCCAACTCATCCCCATCTTGCGGCAACGTCATCCTGGCGCCAGGATCGTGATCTTTTCCGCAACACAAGACCCCAGCATCGCCGCATTGGCGTTGCGCCAGGGCGCTCATGGCTATATCAATAAAACCGCTTCAGAAAACACCATCATCGAAGCGCTGCGCCGCGTTCACGGCGGTGGACGTTTTGTCGATCCGGCGATTCGGCATCTGCTGCCCGATAGCCTGTTTCCCATTCGCCGATCAGGCGCCAGTGAAGGTCCTGTGGGCCGTATGCAAGCTTTGCTGGATAGCGCCGAGCTTTCCCCTAGCGAAAGCATGGTCGTTAAGAAGTTCGTCGCAGGCGAGAATGTGATGGAAATCGCGGCACGCTTGCGGAAAAGCCCCAAGACCGTCAGCACACAAAAGGCAGCGGCATTCCGCAAGCTCGGCGTGTCTTCGGACAGCGGCTTGTATCGCCTGATCAGCAGCGCAGGCGAGCTGCACTAA